The Musa acuminata AAA Group cultivar baxijiao chromosome BXJ1-3, Cavendish_Baxijiao_AAA, whole genome shotgun sequence genome window below encodes:
- the LOC135630998 gene encoding AP-1 complex subunit sigma-1 isoform X2: MIHFVLLISRQGKVRLTKWYSPYSQKERTKVIRELSGLILARGPKLCNFVEWRGYKVVYRRYASLYFCMCIDADDNELEILEIIHHFVEILDRYFGSAYYILDEILIAGELQESSKKTVARLIAAQDSLVEAAKEQASSVSNMIAQVTK; the protein is encoded by the exons ATG ATTCACTTTGTACTTCTAATTAGTCGACAAGGAAAGGTTAGATTGACAAAATGGTATTCTCCTTATTCACAGAAGGAAAGAACCAAG GTCATTCGAGAGCTTAGTGGGTTGATACTTGCACGAGGCCCAAAGCTTTGCAACTTTGTTGAATGGAGAGGATATAAGGTTGTCTATAGAAG ATATGCCAGTCTTTACTTCTGCATGTGCATCGATGCCGATGACAACGAATTAGAAATTCTTGAAATTATCCATCATTTTGTTGAGATACTGGACAGATACTTTGGCAGT GCATACTACATACTGGATGAAATTCTCATTGCCGGGGAACTCCAAGAGTCAAGCAAGAAGACCGTTGCTCGGCTTATAGCTGCACAA GACTCACTGGTGGAAGCTGCAAAGGAGCAGGCAAGTTCTGTAAGCAATATGATTGCACAGGTCACCAAATAG
- the LOC135637928 gene encoding uncharacterized protein LOC135637928 — protein MAEELDSRAQLAREICSISSMFTACTHRSRSPRRPPFVDWYLVLRVDEEAGIDVIRRQYRRLALQLHPDKNRHPKAEAAFKVVSEAYECLSDEVARRAFNSERQDKFCRECHSNSERQKAGVRTKLRRAVAALREAKKRFQEECRVIERCLEANKATQAGSPLFDPSVYLLYDGYPHYRDRVLVNPREQEQQFQSGDGDNHRRKGRCESPLYEIRTERRAGRTMESSFRF, from the exons ATGGCGGAGGAGCTGGACAGCAGAGCGCAGCTCGCGAGGGAGATATGCTCCATATCATCCATGTTCACCGCTTGCACCCACCGCAGCCGCTCGCCCCGGCGACCACCCTTCGTTGACTGGTATCTCGTTCTCAGA GTCGATGAAGAGGCCGGAATCGACGTCATACGCAGGCAATATCGTCGGCTGG CGTTGCAGCTTCATCCGGACAAGAACAGACACCCCAAGGCTGAAGCTGCATTCAAGGTCGTCTCTGAG GCATATGAATGCTTGTCAGATGAAGTTGCAAGAAGAGCCTTCAACTCCGAGAGGCAAGACAAGTTCTGCAGGGAGTGCCATAGCAACTCAGAGAGGCAAAAGGCTGGAGTCCGAACAAAGCTGAGAAGAGCTGTGGCAGCTCTCAGAGAAGCTAAGAAGAGATTCCAAGAGGAGTGCAGAGTGATAGAACGCTGCTTGGAAGCCAACAAAGCAACCCAAGCAGGATCACCGCTCTTTGATCCCTCTGTCTACCTGCTCTACGATGGCTATCCACACTACCGCGATCGGGTGCTCGTGAACCCACGAGAGCAGGAGCAGCAGTTCCAGAGCGGCGATGGCGACAACCACAGAAGAAAAGGCAGATGCGAGTCACCTCTTTACGAGATCAGAACGGAGCGCAGAGCAGGAAGAACAATGGAGAGTAGTTTCAGATTCTGA
- the LOC103978946 gene encoding importin subunit alpha-1b — MSLRPSERAEVRRNKYKVAVDAEEGRRRREDNMVEIRKNRREESLQKKRREGMQAQPLPQTATHASVIEKKLESLPAMVAGVYSDDSTLQLEATTQFRKLLSIERSPPIEEVIQSGVVPRFVEFLTREDYPQLQFEAAWALTNIASGTSENTKVVIDHGAVPIFVKLLSSPSDDVREQAVWALGNVAGDSPRCRDLVLGNGALFPLLQQLNEHAKLSMLRNATWTLSNFCRGKPQPAFEQVKPALPALERLIHSSDEEVLTDACWALSYLSDGTNDKIQAVLEAGVCPRLVELLLHPSPSVLIPALRTVGNIVTGDDVQTQYVINHQALPCLLNLLTHNHKKSIKKEACWTISNITAGNKEQIQAVIAAGIIGPLVHLLQTAEFDIKKEAAWAISNATSGGNHDQIKYLVSQGCVKPLCDLLVCPDPRIVTVCLEGLENILKVGEAEKNLGASGDVNLYAQMIEEAEGLEKIENLQSHDNTEIYEKAVKILETYWLEEDDAMPTGDAAQTGFHFGNNGQNTAPPGGFNFG, encoded by the exons ATGTCGCTGAGGCCGAGCGAGAGGGCGGAGGTCCGCCGGAATAAGTACAAGGTGGCCGTGGACGCGGAGGAGGGCCGGCGGCGCAGGGAGGACAACATGGTGGAGATCCGCAAGAACCGGCGGGAGGAGAGCCTCCAGAAGAAGCGGCGGGAGGGGATGCAGGCCCAGCCCCTCCCACAGACGGCCACCCACGCGTCCGTCATAGAGAAGAAG TTGGAAAGCCTTCCCGCGATGGTGGCCGGTGTTTATTCTGATGATAGCACTCTGCAGTTAGAAGCAACCACGCAGTTCCGTAAACTGCTTTCGATAG AGCGAAGCCCTCCGATCGAGGAGGTGATACAGTCGGGCGTTGTTCCACGATTCGTGGAGTTCCTTACAAGGGAAGATTATCCCCAACTTCAG TTTGAGGCTGCTTGGGCACTCACCAATATTGCCTCCGGCACCTCAGAGAACACTAAGGTCGTGATAGATCATGGAGCAGTTCCCATTTTCGTTAAACTTCTCAGTTCCCCTAGTGATGATGTCCGTGAGCAG GCGGTATGGGCTTTGGGGAATGTGGCTGGTGATTCCCCAAGATGCCGAGATCTTGTCCTTGGCAATGGAGCGTTATTCCCACTTCTTCAACAGTTGAATGAGCATGCCAAACTCTCCATGCTAAGGAATGCCACTTGGACCCTGTCAAATTTTTGCCGAGGGAAGCCACAGCCAGCCTTTGAGCAG GTTAAGCCTGCTCTTCCAGCCCTTGAACGGCTAATTCATTCAAGCGATGAGGAAGTGCTTACAGATGCATGTTGGGCATTGTCATATTTGTCCGATGGTACCAACGACAAAATACAAGCTGTACTTGAGGCTGGTGTCTGTCCACGGCTTGTGGAGCTTCTTCT CCATCCTTCACCTTCTGTACTTATTCCAGCCCTTCGTACTGTTGGTAATATTGTGACAGGAGATGATGTACAGACACAG TATGTTATCAATCACCAAGCTCTTCCTTGTCTCCTGAACCTCCTGACTCACAACCATAAGAAAAGCATCAAGAAGGAAGCTTGCTGGACCATATCAAACATCACAGCTGGAAACAAGGAACAGATCCAG GCTGTGATAGCTGCTGGTATTATTGGTCCACTAGTGCATCTACTGCAGACTGCAGAgtttgatatcaagaaagaagcagcaTGGGCCATATCTAATGCAACTTCGGGTGGTAACCATGATCAGATAAA ATATTTAGTTAGTCAGGGTTGTGTAAAGCCCTTGTGTGATCTCCTGGTCTGCCCAGACCCAAGGATTGTCACTGTTTGCTTGGAAGGGCTTGAGAATATTTTGAAAGTTGGTGAAGCGGAGAAGAACCTTGGTGCTAGTGGAGATGTGAACTTGTATGCACAGATGATTGAGGAAGCTGAGGGCTTGGAGAAGATTGAGAATCTTCAAAGCCATGATAATACTGAGATCTATGAGAAAGCTGTGAAGATTCTTGAGACGTATTGGTTGGAGGAGGATGATGCAATGCCTACAGGTGATGCTGCTCAAACTGGATTCCACTTTGGGAACAATGGCCAGAATACAGCTCCTCCCGGTGGATTCAACTTCGGCTGA
- the LOC103978950 gene encoding uncharacterized protein LOC103978950, with protein sequence MEISAVVSDAFSAVATQGLGLSAKLLLPRYSLSLSAVDSGAPPAVVRSDPFRPAAVPRAFVRRTRRRTRRRSLTEGGGEDDGFSGDGDGDDGPFGGGGDAGGGGKGWNSGDQGPGWGGSSPSSSDPAFDFIYEVMCWIALSNCAHFAFKKMGRLLATRGKVFPLRLLPSVC encoded by the coding sequence ATGGAGATCTCCGCGGTCGTGTCCGACGCTTTCTCGGCAGTCGCCACCCAAGGCCTCGGCCTATCCGCCAAGCTCCTTCTTCCCCGctactccctctccctctccgccGTAGACTCCGGCGCTCCCCCTGCCGTGGTCAGATCCGACCCCTTCCGCCCCGCCGCCGTCCCCCGCGCCTTCGTCCGCCGGACCAGGCGACGCACCCGACGGAGATCCCTCACCGAGGGCGGCGGCGAGGACGACGGGTTCTCTGGCGACGGCGATGGCGACGATGGCCCCTTCGGCGGAGGAGGTGACGCTGGAGGCGGCGGAAAAGGCTGGAACTCGGGCGATCAGGGGCCGGGTTGGGGCGGATCCTCGCCGTCGTCGTCGGACCCGGCATTCGATTTCATTTACGAGGTCATGTGCTGGATCGCCCTCTCCAACTGCGCCCACTTCGCTTTCAAGAAGATGGGGCGGCTTCTGGCGACGAGGGGAAAGGTGTTTCCTTTGAGATTGTTGCCGTCGGTGTGCTGA
- the LOC135630998 gene encoding AP-1 complex subunit sigma-1 isoform X1, translating into MIHFVLLISRQGKVRLTKWYSPYSQKERTKVIRELSGLILARGPKLCNFVEWRGYKVVYRRYASLYFCMCIDADDNELEILEIIHHFVEILDRYFGSVCELDLIFNFHKAYYILDEILIAGELQESSKKTVARLIAAQDSLVEAAKEQASSVSNMIAQVTK; encoded by the exons ATG ATTCACTTTGTACTTCTAATTAGTCGACAAGGAAAGGTTAGATTGACAAAATGGTATTCTCCTTATTCACAGAAGGAAAGAACCAAG GTCATTCGAGAGCTTAGTGGGTTGATACTTGCACGAGGCCCAAAGCTTTGCAACTTTGTTGAATGGAGAGGATATAAGGTTGTCTATAGAAG ATATGCCAGTCTTTACTTCTGCATGTGCATCGATGCCGATGACAACGAATTAGAAATTCTTGAAATTATCCATCATTTTGTTGAGATACTGGACAGATACTTTGGCAGT GTTTGCGAGCTGGATTTGATATTCAACTTTCATAAG GCATACTACATACTGGATGAAATTCTCATTGCCGGGGAACTCCAAGAGTCAAGCAAGAAGACCGTTGCTCGGCTTATAGCTGCACAA GACTCACTGGTGGAAGCTGCAAAGGAGCAGGCAAGTTCTGTAAGCAATATGATTGCACAGGTCACCAAATAG